Proteins found in one Plectropomus leopardus isolate mb chromosome 9, YSFRI_Pleo_2.0, whole genome shotgun sequence genomic segment:
- the cd74a gene encoding CD74 molecule, major histocompatibility complex, class II invariant chain a — MAQTTEEAPLATGSLAGSEEVLVPPATTRGGSNSRAFKIAGLTTLACLLLASQVFTAYMVFNQKQQIHSLQRNSEKLGKQLTRSSHAAAPMRMQMPMSSLPLMMDFTADTDTKTPLTKVKETVVSVETQLKDLMQDSQLPQFNETFLANLLSMKQHVNESDWKSFESWMRYWLIFQMAQQKPAPPTTSAPLTKCQTEAQTGFSKIGDYKPQCDEQGRYKPRQCWHSTGYCWCVDEFGTLIEGTRIRGRPDCQRAPVYPRRVMMAPRLMQKTLSLDDEGNK; from the exons aTGGCCCAGACTACAGAAGAAGCCCCGCTGGCCACTGGCAGCCTGGCGGGCAGTGAAGAAGTCCTTGTTCCCCCTGCAACAACCAGAGG ggGATCCAATAGCCGTGCCTTCAAGATAGCAGGCCTGACAACCCTCGCATGTCTGCTGCTGGCCAGCCAGGTCTTCACCGCTTACATGGTGTTCAACCAGAAGCAGCAGATCCATTCGCTGCAGAGGAACTCGGAGAAATTGGGCAAACAGCTCACCCGCTCATCCCATG CTGCGGCTCCAATGAGGATGCAGATGCCGATGAGCAGCCTTCCTCTGATGATGGACTTCACTGCAGATACAGACACCAAGACACCCCTGACT AAAGTGAAGGAGACCGTCGTCAGCGTGGAGACGCAGCTGAAGGACCTCATGCAG GACTCCCAGCTGCCGCAGTTCAATGAGACCTTCCTGGCCAACCTGCTGAGCATGAAGCAACACGTGAATGAGAGCGATTGGAAG AGCTTTGAGTCCTGGATGCGCTATTGGCTGATCTTCCAGATGGCCCAGCAGAAGCCTGCTCCCCCAACAA CCTCTGCACCTCTGACCAAATGCCAGACGGAGGCACAAACTGGATTCTCCAAGATCGGCGACTACAAGCCCCAATGTGACGAGCAGGGTCGCTACAAGCCCAGGCAGTGCTGGCACTCCACAGGCTACTGCTGGTGTGTGGACGAGTTTGGCACACTCATCGAGGGCACCCGCATTCGTGGCCGCCCCGACTGTCAGAGAG CTCCAGTCTATCCTCGTCGCGTGATGATGGCACCGAGGCTGATGCAGAAGACTCTCAGCCTTGatg atgagGGAAACAAATGA